The genomic interval AACCTATTACTACAACCATCCGCCAGGCAGAAGAGCTGATCAAAAAAGCTGAAGAAAAAAAATTGATGATACAAGTTGGCCATATTGAAAGATTTAATCCTGCTCTTTTGGCTTTAGAAAAATATAAATTAGAACCTATGTTCGTTCAATGCGATCGTCTCTCGCAATTTAATCCTCGTGGAACCGATGTCGCTGTTGTTTTGGATTTAATGATCCACGATATAGACATAATTCTAAACCTTGTTAAAAGTGAAGTTGTGAAGGTCGATGCGAATGGTGTAGCAGTTGTCTCTGACAGCATAGATATCGCAAACGCAAGAATACAGTTTGAAAATGGTTGTGTTGCAAATGTAACTGCAAGCAGGATATCTCAAAAGAAAATGCGGAAGATGAGAATGTTTCAACAAGATGCATATATAACAATCGATTTCCTTCAAGGTACCTCAGAAATATACCGGCTCGTTTCGCCTGATGAAGAAGCCCTTGGAATTTCTTATGGTGAAATTGGAGTTGGCGTGAGAAAGAAAAAAGTTATTTACGAACAGCCGGAGATACCTTCTATCAATGCTCTGAAATATGAACTGGAATTATTTATTCGAAGTGTTAAAGATAAATCTCAAGCCGTTGTAACTGCATTAGACGGAAAACGTGCTCTCGAAGTTGCAGATGAGATTATTCAAAAAATAAAGGAAAGTTCGCTCTGGAAAGCATAACGAATACTAAACGATTATTGTATCTGAATAAGTTTTGTTTACGTTGCTCCAGTTTGCTGATGATCAATGCTAGTTCTGTTTAGTATATTTTGTTTTACACTGTTCTCAAATCCAGCTTAGTTATCTATCAAAACAATTTCCACTTCTATTGATGATTAAGATAAATGTTGAATTTACTTTCTTGTAGATATTTTTTTCTCTAATTTTAAAAAGAATCATAATAAAAAATGATCGGTGACATTTAAGCATTAAAGAATAATCATCATTTATCTAAAAAGGAGTACTTAATGTCTAAATTACGTTTACTATCAATTGCCTTAATAACATTGTATTTTGTGAATACCGGATATTCTCAGGTTGATTTAGGTCTTAACGCGATGCTCGGTCTTCCGCAAGGTGAATTCAAAGAAAACATTGATAATGTGGGATTTGGATTGGCAGGCCATTTTTCTTGGAGTCCGAATCGATCTGTTCCATTTTCAGTTGGTTTAAATCTCGGGTTCCTAACTTACGGCAGCCAAACAAAGCGTGTTCCATTTAGCACAACTATTCCAGGTGTTACAGTAGATCTAACTGAATCGAATAATCTTGTCAATTTTCATGTTCTATTTAAAATTATTCCACAAGCAGGCAAATTTCGACCATACTTAGAGGGACTATTCGGCGGAGCTTATCTTTACACTGAAAGTAAAATTGAGAACGCCAGCAAAGGAGAAGAGATTGCGAGTTCTACAAATTTCAGTGATTGGGCATGGAGCTATGGAGCAGGCGGAGGAATGATGATATGGGTTTATGAAGGAAAAGATGATGTATCTGGTAGACCATTACCAATTTATCTCGATATTAAAGCAAGGTATTTACTTGGTTCACGCGCTGAATATCTTAAAGAAGGATCAATTAGAAATATTGGTGGCGGTAATGTGGCTTATGATGTTTTAAAATCTACCACGGATATGCTTTCAATACATTTAGGTGCTGTAATATTCTTTTAAATTAGTTGGAGTGAAAAATGAAAAACAAAATTATTTTCTCCATAGTTTTAACATTATCTCTATCTCAAATCAGCTGCTCGGTCTTGAAGCAGATTGAAAACATTTCAAGACTGAAATTTAAACTCGACAGCATTGGAAACTTTACTATAATGGGCATAAATGTTTCCAACAAAGGATCGGTCAGAGATTTCAATGTACTTGATGCCGCACAATTCTTAAATGGAATTACGCGGGGGACTTTACCAGTCAGTTTCAATCTTTACATCGATGCATTGAATCCAAATGACGGCGGTGGATACCCGCGTCAAGATCTGGACATTGTTGATTTCAAGTGGAGATTGTTCATCGATGATAAAGAAACCATTGCAGGAAATATTGCCAGCCCGATTGCAGTCCCCGGAAGAGGAGAGGCAACAAGGTTTCCGATCGGTATAAATTTCGATCTTTACAAATTTTTCTCCGAGAGAGGTTATGACGGCTTAATCGATCTCGCTTTAAAGCTTGGCGGATTAGGTGGAAATCCTCATCGAGTTACGCTGAAGGCAAAGCCGACAGTGAAATCTATGTTCGGAAATATTACTTATCCAGGAGAGATTGATATTATCGATAGAGAGTTTCGCTGAAAAAGTCTTGATGAATATAGAGTGAATTTCGAGAAGTGAATAAGTTTTTTGAATTGTTGAAAAAGTATTACTACTTGTTTACTTCTTTTTTTGTTTTTTTAGTTTACTTAAACACGATCGCACCAACAGTTGTTGCAGCCGATGCCGGTGAGTTAGCTGCAGTTCAATACACTCTTGGGATTGCGCATCCAACAGGTTATCCGCTTTTTACAATTATCGGATATCTTTTCTTGTTAATTCCTTTACCTTTCACTCCGATTTTTCAGGCGAATCTATTAGCAGCAATATGGACATCAGCGGCAGTTGCCGTGTTCATTCGAACGGTAATGTTTTTATTGAATAATCTTTCTCATTTCAAATCTAACCGAGATGAAAGCTCAAACGAAAGTGATATCCCGTATTGGATGAAATATTTCATTTCGATCAGCAGTGGATTGTTTCTCGCATTCAGTAAAACTTTTTGGGCTCAAAGTACATCAATTGAAGTGTACTCATTGCACATGCTTCTTTTTTCACTTTCATTTTACTATTTACTGAAAGCTTTCTGCAATAAGGATGAAGAAAAAATAATTTCCAAAGAATGGATTTTATTTGCGGTTTTTCTCGCTCTTGGTTTTACGAATCACATGTCAATTATTTTCATTCTGCCTGCAGCAGCTTATTTGTTTTTGGTCAAATACAAATTCGCTGGAATAAAAAAAATTCTTGTTATGAAATTAATATTTTTGCCCATTGTAGTTTTGCTTTATTCTTACCTTCCCTTACGCGCGTCAATGCTGCCTGTAATGAATTGGGGAAATCCATCCACACTGGGCGCTGCAGTTGATCACATTTCTGGAAAATTATATCATCAGTTTGTGCTTCAGACAGGCAGAACATTTATTGAACAACTTTCTGTTTTTTTTCAGGCGATTACAATTAATTTCGACGCGACTGATTTTAAATCCAATGAATTAGGTTTAGTACTTTTAGTTTCGTTTTTCGGAATAGTTACTTCTTTTTTTCATGTAAGAAAATTGTTTATTGCGACTATATTAATTCTAATCACTTGTGTAATGTTTACGGCTTTTTATGGAATTCCCGATATCGATAATTACTTTTTAGCAGCATATTTTTCACTTGTTTTATTTTCTGTGATCGGATTAACCACTGTTACTAAAATAAAAATAGATTCAAGGATGAAATGTCCTGCTCTGATTTTAATCGGAACAATCTGCTTACTTTCAGAAATTATTTTTAATCATTACCGTGTTGATGAAAGTGTAAATTACTTATTCGAGGATTACACTAAAGCGATGATGAATTCACTCGATCGAGGTTCAATAATCATGAGCAGCAATTCTTCATTCTATTTTCCTGCACTTTATTACCAGTTTGCTGAAGAATTCAAAACTGATATTGTTGTCGCTGAGCATCTTCTTCTCCAGCAGAGATGGTATTATTCGCAACTGAAAAAATCTCATCCGGAAGTAATTCAAATGGATAGTGCAAGTGTAAGACTTGATACCAAGGATCGATCGATTTACGTTTCACAAGAAATCGCTAATTTGATACAAAGAGGGAAGTTTAGTCTTGAAGAAGAGACGAGAATCATTCCAGATTTGTTTCTTTATAAAATTGTGAATTCAGACAAGTATTCGCCAGCATCGAAACCTGATTTCAAAATTCGTTTTTCCGAAAAAAGGACAATCCCAACTGTTGAGGTGAGAAATCTTATTATTACGATGCTGTTGAACCGAGCCATTTATGAATTGCAATACAGTAAGTTGAATGAAGCTAAATCGTATCTTTTAAAGCTCCATGCAGATTTTCCAGAGTTTGAAATTCCTGATGATTTAAGAGTTTTAATTGAAAATTATTCTAACTAACAATTCCCATCTTAATTGGTGATAGAATCAAAAAACTAGATTTGATCAATTTGCGAAGCTTAATATTTCAAGTTCCACACTTTTATCTATCTTATTCAGATGTTTATCAACCATTTCCATCGTTTCGTCTTCAATAAGATACTCTCTGCAATTCGTGCACTGGTAGATAGGAAGTTTTTTGATTATCACAATTGAGTCTTGTTTTACTTTAAATGGTAAATCAGTAATCAATTTTTCAAATTCAGCTCCACATTCATGACATTTCATTTGATTCTCCTAGTTTTAAAATCATCTTCCCATTTTTCATTATCAGGTTTATAAGAAGTTATCACTCGCACATTATTGTTCTTTTCCTCTACGGCAAATAAAATATGAAAAATCACATTATTATGCTTAGAATAAACTAAATAACTCGGTAGATATTTATCATTAGGATAACTCTCAATAATTTCATATTTACTCACTGATGCAATTATATAACTCCTTGGTATGAATCTTTCACTCAATCGTAAATTAAGATGATAAGTCCAAAATATCCTTCCATGTGAGACACACTCCTTGATGAATTCCAGTATATCCTGAGTCATTTTAACTTTAACCTTCTAGTCTATTTTATTCTTAATTTATTTCAGATGCAATAAGTAATTCTTTAAAAACAATATTAGAAGAAATTCAATTTCTTTTATACCTGAATAGATTTAATAAATCTCATCAATTTTAGCTTGAGATAATTCATAAAGAAATTCACTTATTTGATTAGTCAATGAATTCAAATAAGCTGCCCCTTTTTCTTTTGTTGCTTTTTTCGGATTTCCAAGACCAGTGTCCTCTGTGATTTTATCCCAATCTCTGGGAGTCCAAACCCAACTTTCTCTCAATCCCTTAATTTTTGATTTCTTCTCATTTCCATCCCCGGCTTCGTTTGTGGGTAATACGAGTTCAGGTTTTATCACCATCAAATTGCTTGTTTCCATTTCTCCGCCATGTTCACCGGGTTCATTGAAAAAATTATGACCTTCATTGACTTTGTACCAATTTATCAAACCGATAAACATATCTTTGAATTCTAATTTTAATTCACGAATGAGCAATTTGAAATCATTGCCGCCATGTCCGTTTATAATCACAAATTTTTTTACGCTATGTTGTTGAACCGAGTAAAGAACATCCCGAAGAATTTTTAATTGTGTTGATGGATTAATATTCAGCGTCATATTCAAATTTAAGTGCCCGGAATTCACTCCGATTGGAATTGTTGGAAGTACAATTACTTTCGCTCCCTTCTCCCAAGCTTTGCGCGCAGATTCTTCAGTAATGTATTGTGATTGGATTGTGTCTGCTGAATATGGAAGATGATAATTATGCGGCTCCGTTGAACCCCATGGTAAAATTGCTACCTCATATTTTGTATGCTGAGCAGTTTTCCAAGTTAATTCATTGAGGATATAATTGCGTGATGACATTCAATACTCTCACATTCTTTAATATTTTTGTTATTGGCTGACTGTTTATCTATGTTTCCGAAAAATTGAAATTATAAAAATGGCTCAGTTCTAATCATAGCTGATCCGCGGCATGCGCGTTCCATTAAAATCTTTTACTAATTCCCAATATCTTCGAACCAAAGTTTTGGATGAGTTTTAATGAATTCAGACATCAAATTAATGCACTCTGCATTTTGCAATACTTCAATTTGAACGCCTCGTGATGTGAGCAGTTCTTCTTCACCCATAAAATTTATATTCTCCCCGATAATGATTTTCGGAATTTCATAAAGAAGAATTGCTCCGCTGCACATTGAGCAAGGGGAGAGAGTTGTATACAAAACACTATTTTTATATACAGAAGCTGAAAGACGTCCTGCATTTTCAAATGCGTCCATTTCACCGTGAAGAATCGGACTTCCGTTTTGGATTCTGCGGTTGTGTCCCTGTCCGATGATTTGACCATTATGTACAATCACCGAACCGATTGGAATTCCTCCTTCGGCCAATCCTTTTTTCGCTTCATCGATTGCAGCTTGCATGAACTCGTCCATTAGTCTCCTTTATAATTGTGACAGCAAAAATAAGAAATGAAACAGGAGAATGGTAGAATGAAATTAGCGCATCTCTAAAATCTCAAAACACAAATTCCAAATGACAAATAAATTCCAAATTCTATGAACTAAATTTCAAACGAATACTTTTTTGCTTTGTTTTGTCCGCCACAGCGGATTGAATTTTGGTTGTTTCCGAAGGAGCCTTCAGAGAAGATTATTTGAGATTTGTTTTTTGTTATTTGGAGTTTTTAGTGGTCCCCATTAGTGAATGTGAAAAGGAACTCTTAACTGCCTACGAGTCTTGGAGAGCTGTAACCAACTAACAACTCAAATGTAGTTTTCTCCACTCATCAATTGTTATTTCATAAAACATGATCTGATCGTCTGAATTCCATTTTGAATTGGTGTTTGATTTTGTTCCAATAAATCTGAATGAGTTTTTCTCCAGCACCGATTGAGAGGTTTTATTTCGTTCTAGTGAATGTGCATGAACTCGCACGAAATTCATTTTATCAAAGGCAAAGTGCAACGCTTCACGGATTGCAGCGCTAGCAAATCCTTGATCCCAAAATTTATATCCTATCCAATATCCAAGCTCAGCTTCGTTTTTCTGTTTGTCGACAATCAAACCGCAGCAGCCGACAATGTGTCCAGCTTCGTTTTTAATAATAAAACAATATTCATCACCTGAATGATGCCGAGGTACTACATAATTAATCCAATCGACCGCTCCATTTTCAGGATATGGCTCGGGCATTCGAGTAAACTTCGCGATATCAGGATGACTCGTAACGAGCGATTGAATCTCTACCGCATGTTCGATTGAAATTGGCTCGAGTTTTACTTTTGGAAGCATGGGTCAATTTATTGAATTATGCAGATGAAAAAAAATGAATTGAACTTACTTGTTAGTAATTGAAGAAGCGTAAATAGAATATGACTTTTTAATCAGTCTATTTCTGTGGATCTAGTCTTTCACATCAGCTTCGACAAGCTTCGCTAACAAGTCTAACGATTCCTGCCAGCCGAGGTAGCAAGCATCCATCGGAATTGATTCAGGTAAGTCCTCTTGAACTATTTTAATTTCAGTTCCGCAAGACACATTTTTTAGAGAAACGGTTGTCTTCATTGTCCCGGGTAAATTCGGATCGTCAA from Ignavibacteria bacterium carries:
- a CDS encoding creatininase family protein; this translates as MSSRNYILNELTWKTAQHTKYEVAILPWGSTEPHNYHLPYSADTIQSQYITEESARKAWEKGAKVIVLPTIPIGVNSGHLNLNMTLNINPSTQLKILRDVLYSVQQHSVKKFVIINGHGGNDFKLLIRELKLEFKDMFIGLINWYKVNEGHNFFNEPGEHGGEMETSNLMVIKPELVLPTNEAGDGNEKKSKIKGLRESWVWTPRDWDKITEDTGLGNPKKATKEKGAAYLNSLTNQISEFLYELSQAKIDEIY
- a CDS encoding DUF2723 domain-containing protein codes for the protein MNKFFELLKKYYYLFTSFFVFLVYLNTIAPTVVAADAGELAAVQYTLGIAHPTGYPLFTIIGYLFLLIPLPFTPIFQANLLAAIWTSAAVAVFIRTVMFLLNNLSHFKSNRDESSNESDIPYWMKYFISISSGLFLAFSKTFWAQSTSIEVYSLHMLLFSLSFYYLLKAFCNKDEEKIISKEWILFAVFLALGFTNHMSIIFILPAAAYLFLVKYKFAGIKKILVMKLIFLPIVVLLYSYLPLRASMLPVMNWGNPSTLGAAVDHISGKLYHQFVLQTGRTFIEQLSVFFQAITINFDATDFKSNELGLVLLVSFFGIVTSFFHVRKLFIATILILITCVMFTAFYGIPDIDNYFLAAYFSLVLFSVIGLTTVTKIKIDSRMKCPALILIGTICLLSEIIFNHYRVDESVNYLFEDYTKAMMNSLDRGSIIMSSNSSFYFPALYYQFAEEFKTDIVVAEHLLLQQRWYYSQLKKSHPEVIQMDSASVRLDTKDRSIYVSQEIANLIQRGKFSLEEETRIIPDLFLYKIVNSDKYSPASKPDFKIRFSEKRTIPTVEVRNLIITMLLNRAIYELQYSKLNEAKSYLLKLHADFPEFEIPDDLRVLIENYSN
- a CDS encoding GNAT family N-acetyltransferase, with the protein product MLPKVKLEPISIEHAVEIQSLVTSHPDIAKFTRMPEPYPENGAVDWINYVVPRHHSGDEYCFIIKNEAGHIVGCCGLIVDKQKNEAELGYWIGYKFWDQGFASAAIREALHFAFDKMNFVRVHAHSLERNKTSQSVLEKNSFRFIGTKSNTNSKWNSDDQIMFYEITIDEWRKLHLSC
- a CDS encoding DUF4258 domain-containing protein, producing MTQDILEFIKECVSHGRIFWTYHLNLRLSERFIPRSYIIASVSKYEIIESYPNDKYLPSYLVYSKHNNVIFHILFAVEEKNNNVRVITSYKPDNEKWEDDFKTRRIK
- a CDS encoding YgiT-type zinc finger protein, producing MKCHECGAEFEKLITDLPFKVKQDSIVIIKKLPIYQCTNCREYLIEDETMEMVDKHLNKIDKSVELEILSFAN
- a CDS encoding nucleoside deaminase — encoded protein: MDEFMQAAIDEAKKGLAEGGIPIGSVIVHNGQIIGQGHNRRIQNGSPILHGEMDAFENAGRLSASVYKNSVLYTTLSPCSMCSGAILLYEIPKIIIGENINFMGEEELLTSRGVQIEVLQNAECINLMSEFIKTHPKLWFEDIGN
- a CDS encoding Gfo/Idh/MocA family oxidoreductase, with protein sequence MSKVKIGVVGVGHLGKLHLKLLKEISEAECIGIFDLDKSNAQSMAEQYSVLSFDSLDELLSNVTAVVISAPTSLHHEIGIKALDKNVNLFIEKPITTTIRQAEELIKKAEEKKLMIQVGHIERFNPALLALEKYKLEPMFVQCDRLSQFNPRGTDVAVVLDLMIHDIDIILNLVKSEVVKVDANGVAVVSDSIDIANARIQFENGCVANVTASRISQKKMRKMRMFQQDAYITIDFLQGTSEIYRLVSPDEEALGISYGEIGVGVRKKKVIYEQPEIPSINALKYELELFIRSVKDKSQAVVTALDGKRALEVADEIIQKIKESSLWKA